From Algoriphagus sp. NG3, the proteins below share one genomic window:
- a CDS encoding helix-turn-helix transcriptional regulator: MSQAGKIEQQKILRVFKLINLLQCNIGKPVHKLAELLETDERTIYRYFKLLEALGFEVVKEFSKYKIQLRPGVDQTLHYGTFSQEESQWLRSMIESQGKGNLLHDSIIKKLDVRSEVKQGTDQLFKANLGRMVDEIGRGIQQKVQVWLKDYYSLSSDTTSDRLVEPAAFSSNYESIYAYEPASKSMKVFKIERIGEVVLSQQNWKSEAKHELPGKQLFGFTGKNKFRVKLKLSKKAYQLMMEEHPNARPFTSVKNRNQYYFEGEVPQLPGLARFILGLPGEIKVEEGEEMKTYLNGQLEKAKFL; the protein is encoded by the coding sequence ATGAGCCAGGCAGGAAAGATAGAACAGCAAAAAATACTTCGGGTTTTCAAATTGATCAATTTGCTGCAATGCAACATAGGTAAACCAGTACATAAACTTGCTGAGCTACTTGAGACAGATGAGCGCACGATTTATAGGTATTTCAAATTGTTGGAAGCTTTGGGGTTTGAGGTTGTTAAGGAATTCAGTAAATACAAAATTCAACTGCGACCGGGGGTAGACCAGACCTTGCATTATGGGACATTTTCACAGGAAGAAAGCCAATGGCTGAGATCTATGATAGAAAGTCAGGGTAAAGGAAATCTGCTTCATGATTCTATCATCAAAAAACTCGATGTCAGATCTGAAGTGAAGCAGGGGACCGATCAATTATTCAAAGCGAATCTGGGTAGAATGGTAGATGAAATAGGTCGTGGGATCCAGCAAAAAGTGCAGGTTTGGCTGAAGGATTATTATTCGCTTAGTAGTGATACCACTAGTGACAGGCTGGTGGAGCCTGCTGCTTTTTCTTCTAATTACGAGAGTATCTACGCTTATGAGCCAGCTAGCAAAAGTATGAAAGTATTTAAGATTGAGCGGATAGGAGAGGTGGTGCTCAGTCAGCAAAATTGGAAATCTGAAGCGAAGCATGAATTGCCTGGCAAGCAGCTGTTTGGCTTTACCGGAAAGAATAAATTTAGAGTGAAGTTAAAGCTCAGTAAAAAGGCTTATCAACTCATGATGGAAGAGCATCCCAATGCCAGGCCGTTTACCTCGGTTAAAAACCGAAACCAGTATTATTTTGAAGGTGAGGTTCCCCAGCTCCCCGGATTGGCCAGGTTTATTTTAGGCTTGCCAGGTGAGATCAAGGTTGAAGAAGGGGAGGAGATGAAAACCTACTTGAATGGGCAGTTGGAAAAAGCTAAATTCCTTTAA